Genomic DNA from Streptomyces sp. AM 2-1-1:
CTCAGCAGGGGAAGGCGCTCGTCGTGCAGCTCCACGTCCATGAGGATCATCGCGTCCGCCAGCGAGCTCCCGGCGATCCGCCGGACCGCGGCGGGGCCCTCCTCTCCGGTGAGGAGCAGCACGTCGTAGCCGTGGGTGCGAGCGGTCGTCGCCACCGCGATGGCGATCTCCATCATCACCGGCACGTACATGTCGGTGCGCAACGGCACCATCAACGCGATGATGTTCGAACGGCTGCTGGCGAGCGCGCGCGCCCCGGCATTGGGGTGGTAGCCGAGTTGCTGGATGCTGAGTTCCACGCGCTCCCGGGTGGGGGCGGAGATGGACCGCTTCCCGCTGAGGACGTAGCTCACCGTGCTCGCGGAGACTCCGGCGTGCTGGGCGACCTCGGCCAGGGTGACCATGCGCTCTCCCTTACGGGTGACAGATGAGAAGTGACGGACGACGGGTGCCGTGCGGCAGTGGTGCGGAGGGCGGAACGCGAGCAGCGTTGAAGCGCTTCGAAGCGGGCCGCTTTCTCGTCGCAGCCCCTCTGACGTGCAGATATCCAAGCGAGCCTAGACCGACTCCTGTGAACTGTCCAGAGAAACGTTGAAGCGCTTCGACGCTGTCCGGAGAGGCCATTCACCGGGCGGTGAGCGGGAGTTCAGAGGACGGCCGGGGGTGCCTCCGGATCGGACTCCCGGCCGCGTCCGCGGCCACCTTGCCCGCCCGGGAGGACCCGAGGTCGGGTGGTGTGCATCCGTACGGTGCCATGGCTGTTCCGTTCCTCGGTCCCAGGGGGAAGACAGGGGGTTCCGGACAGGTAGTTGCCGCCCGGCCCCAAAAGGTTGCCGCCGATGGAGGGCGGGTTCACCGAGGATCGGGAGGAGGCCGTCACCGTCACCGTCACCGGAACGGTCCACCCGGGACGGGGGCCGGGTCCGGGCCCGAGTCCGCGACCGCTGTCGTGGTGCCGCCGAGACTGCGGTCGGGCGGTATCAACCCGCTTATTGACCAAGCCTGTTGGTCGGGTCCGGGACGTCGCCGCCCCCGCGCGGCCGTGGGGACGCCGGGGGCCCGCGCGCACCCCGCACCGACACCAGGCCCACGCACGCCGCCCCGTCGGTTCAGCGCGCCTCGGCGGGCCTCTCCGGCCTGGTCCGCTCGTGGGTCTCCAGCGCCACCCGGGCCCGGTCGGCCACCTCCTCGCCGCGCCCCTGGGCCCGGCCGACCGCGAGGTCGATCGCCATCCGCACCCGGGAGGCTTCGCCCCGGCCGTAGGAGACCCCGGAGGTCTTTCGGCGGTTGTCGACCGAGATCAGGGTCAGCCCGGCGCTCTTGTCGTGGTCGTGCCGGAGCCACTTGCCGTAGGCCCACTCGCGCCTGCCGCCCGGACCACTGAACAGGAGGCGCCGGTCGGTGACGGCCAACTCCCCCGTCCAGGTGGTCTCCAGGTGGCTCACCCCTTGCCGGGTCCGCACCTCCACGAGGGCGGCGGGCGCGACCAGCAGGACGCACTCACCGGACTTGCGTGCCGCCCACCGGAAGTCCGACGCGCTGCACTCCGAGCCCCGCAGCCCACGGACGAAGTCGTACTCCGCGGCGAGCCGGTCCCGGGTGCTCAGCCAGACGGCCAGCCGGCGCTCGTGCGCCTCCCGGGCATCGCGGCGCTCGTCCTCGCGCCGGCGCTCCTCGGCCTCCTGCCGCGCGACCACGGCAAGGGCCGCCCGTTCCTGTGCGGCGATCCGCGCGGACTCCCGTCGGCGGGCGCGCCACTCGATGACCACCCTGCGCCGTCGCCACAGCAGGAGTCCGAGGACGGCCACGACCACCAGGACCGCGGCGAGGCCGAGCAGGGCGTCCCGGATCTCGGTGCCGGTCATGTCGTCCGCGACACGCACGGTCAACTCCCGCAATGTGGTGTTGCCGTGCGCGTCGGTCAGCCGGGCCACCAGTCGGTACGCGCCCGGCTCGGCGTGCCAGTTCAGCACCCGGCGCTCGCGGACCAGGACGGCGGGGCGACCCCCGTCCGCTCCGTCGAGGCGCAGGGTGGCGCCCCGCTCCCCGGTCACGATGAGCACGACCTCACCGTGACGCGCCCGTTCCTCGTCGTACGCGACGCGGAGCGCGGGGGCCACCGTGTCCACGACGAAGGGAGCCGAGCGCGTGGTTCCCCGCCGCCCGAAGGGGTCGGCCAGCGTCACCAGCACCCGGTACGACCCGTCCTCCAGCGGAAGGGACACACTCCCCCGTCCGTCGCCGTCCAGTCGTACGGGCTCCGTCCCGCCGTCCGTCACGACGGTCCCCACCGATCCGGGCGGCCCGACGACGTCGACCGTCGTGCGGCCGCCTTCCGGGTCTCCCACCCGTACTCCGGGCCGGAGCTCCGCCAGGGCGACCTCGACGGTCGCCTCCTCACGGGTACGGTTGCCGGCCCGGTCCCGTACGACGGCGACGAGCCGGAACGTGCCGTTGGGCAGCCGGAGCGAACCGGTGACCGTTCCGCCGGCGTCGACGGTGCCGCGCAGTACGTCCTCGCGGCCCGCGACCGTCACCTCGTACGAGGCGCCCGCCTCCGCGTCGAGGGTCACCTCGGCCGCACCCGTCTCCGGGTCCGCCGCACCGAGGGCGGGCGCCCCCGCCCTCGGTGCGGTGCCGTCGACCGTGACGGTGAACGCGGCGCTCGCCTCACTGGTGTTGCCGGACGGGTCGACGGCCACGACGGTGTAGGCGTGCTCGCCGTCCCCGGCCTCGAAGGTGATCTTCTGCTCGGTTCCGGTGGCCGGGGCGTGCGCGACGACCGCGTCCGCTTCGTCCCGCACCTCGATCCGGGCCCCCTTCTCGGCCCGCACGCCGAGACCGACACGCCCACCGGCCACCGCGCCCGCGCCGCGCGTGGTGGGCCGCCCGGGCGCTTCGACGTCCACGACGGGCTCGGGGTCCGCGCCGGAGCCGGAGCCCGCGCCGGAGCCGGACTGGGAGCCGCCCCCGGACTCGGAGCCGGGCAGGGAGCTGTACCCGCACTGGGAGAAGTTCCCGAGGTCACCGCATACGTACGAGCCGGAGTCGGAGGGGCAGGAGTGCCATCGGTGACAGCCGTCCCGGTGCGCCATGGCCGGCGACGCCCCCACACCGAGCGCGGTGGCGGCGACGAGCAGCGCGAGCAGGGCCATCACGGCACGTCGAAGTCTGGTGCGTATCTCCACGCGGCTGGTCCCCCCGGCTCAGCGACGGCAAAGTGCACGCCGAAGGACGGGATCCTGTCAGGCGATGTGAAGAAATGGCAAATGAACGGTGGAGCCGTCGCGCCGCGACCGCCCCTCGGTCACCGCCCGCGAGAAAGCCCTGCCGGAGTACCGTCGGCCGCCGGACGCTACGCCCCGTGTCCACGAGGGCTTCATCGCTGTGAAGGTTCGCGTGTACATGGTCGGGTTTCCCGGGTTCTCTTACGTCGATCGCTTTCTCACGGTAACCAGGTAGTCCATGAACATCTTCAGCCGCAGCTCCACGCCCCGACGCCCAGCCGGCACGGGCGCGGGCACGAAGGTCCCGTCTCCCGCCGCCGCGCTCCCCCACCCGGCCCTGAGAGGGCTCACCGGTGAGTGGATGATCGATCCCGCGCACAGCAGGATCGGGTTCTCCGTGCGACACGCCATGGTGACGACGGTGCGGGGTTCGTTCGCCGAGTACGAGAGCCTCCTCCACTTCGACGGCAGCAACCCCACCCGCTCCCGGGCCGAGATCGCCATCGCCACGGCCAGTGTCGACACCGGAGTGGAACAACGCGACGAGCACCTCGTCGGACGGGAGTTCCTGGATGCCCGGACATACCCCCGGATGATCTTCACCAGTACCGCCGTGAGCCTTCCCGCCCCGGACGTCTACCGCATGACCGGGGACCTCACCATCCGGGACGCCACCCGTCCGGTCGACCTGGACCTCACCTACATCGGCCACGTCACCGACCCGTTCGGCTACGAACGCGTCGGGTTCGACGGCACCACCACCATCAACCGCTCCGACTGGGGCCTCACGTACAACGCCCGCCTCGCCGAAGGCGGCGCCATGGTCAGTGAGAAGCTCCGCCTCCAGTTCGACATCGCGGCGATCCGGAAGCCGGTCGCGGTGTGAGGGCGGGAAGGTCCCGGGGGATGCCGGCCGGCCGTCGGGCGGGCAGTGCCCGGCAGCACGGGGGCGGTCGCGGCGAATCCGTAACACGGGCGTAGCCCTGCGGGCCCCCGCGCGCCCTAGGATCGCCCCAACGCTCCCACCTGCGGTTCTCCGCGTCGCACGTGGTCGGTGTTTCTCCCTCCCCCACCGACCGGATCCGGCGGCATCCCCGCCGTGTCCGCGACCCCCGAAGGCGGCCTGCATGGTCTCTCCCGTACGCGTCTGGCTCAACCGCACGTACGCGGAGAACGTGTTCTTCATGGATCAGCTGCGGCGCAATCCGCACGGCCGGCCTGTCGAGATCCACGCCACGCACGCCGACCCGGACTCCCCGGTCCTCGCGGCGGCCGACACCGCCGCACCGGAGCCGGAGAACCTGTCTCCCGCCGCGTACGCCGAGTACGCGCTGGACCAGTGCGCGCGGCGCGCCATCGACGTGTTCGTACCCGTACTCCACCAGGCGGCTCTGGCCGCGCACCGCGAGGACTTCGCGGCCGTCGGGACGGCGTTGCTCGCACCGCCCGCCGAGGCGATAGGCCTCTTCGCGAACAAGGCGGTGGCGTACGAGACGGTGCGAAGGGTCGGTGCCCCGGTGCCGCCTTGGTGGCGGGTGCGCGACGAGGCACAGCTCATGGCGGCGGTGGACGCCATCGAGGGCGCAGGCGGCAAGGCGTGCTTCAAGCCGACCACCGGCGAGGGCGGTGTCGGGTTCCGGATCATCACCCGGGCGCCGTTCTCCCTGCTGCACCTGACCGGTTTCCCCAGCCCTTACGTGCCGTTGGAGCTGGTGACCCAGGCGCTGCGGCGTACCGAGCGGTCCGTCGACTGGCTGGTGATGCCACGCCTGGACGAGCCGGAAGTATCCGTCGACTGCCTCACCGGCCCCGACGGAGAGGTCCGGTTGGCGGTGGGCCGCACGAAGAACGGCCGGCGGCGCGGTTTCACGCTCGACCCGGCGTGGATCGAGCCCGCCCGCCTGATCGCCCGGTCCTTCGGCCTGCACGGGCTGACGAACATCCAGTTCCGCATGCACGCGGGCGAGCCCGTCCTCATGGACGTCAACACCCGCCCCGCCGGCGGCCTGCACCAGCTCTCCGGGTGCGGCCTCAACGTGCCGTGGGCCGCCGTACGCCTCGCCCTCGGCGACGACCCCGGCGAGCTCGCCCCGGAGTTCCTCGGCTCCGACTACGCGGTCGTCCCGGGGCCGCGCGCACTGCGCCCGGCACTCCCGCAGCAGCGGAAGCAGCCACCGCCGGTCTTCGTACCGATCGCCACGAGTCCCGGACCGGGCATGGCCTCCGTCCTGCCGACCGCGGGCGCACCGCGGCCGGCGGCGGAACTGCCGTGACGGGCGGCCGGTACTCCAGTGTGACGTTGTGATCCATCCGCCTGGGAAGTTGGCGAGTCGTCGCCGGTGGTGGCTGCGGCGGGCGGTGGCCTGGTGGTGCCTGCGCCGGTTCGACCAGTGTCTCCGCCTGTGCGGGGAAGCTGCTCGTCGGGTACGGCGGGGCACCGAGCAGGTGGCGGGTCTACGGGACGGTCAGGTCGATCGGATCAGCGCTGTGGGCGGGCCGGTTCCGTTGTGCGGGCCTTGTCGGCCTCGCGTCGGCGACCAGGGCGGCCAGGGGGGCGGAAGACCCGGGGACTCTTCGGACCGGAAAGACCGGGGGGTCCCCTTCGGGCCGGATCGGGCCGCTGAGGGCGGTCCGATCCGGCCTGCGGGTGCGGTGACGACACCCGGTCAGCAGCCGGCTCAATAGCCGACGGTGAACCGGCGCTGGACGAAGCGGGGCAGCTCCGCCTCGTCCACCAGGGCGACCGCGGCGTCCTCCGCCGAGATCCGGCTCAGACCGTCGGCGTCCAGCACGGGCTGGTCGCCGCCGATGCGGAAGCGGCCGGTGCGCTCGCCGGGAGCGATCTGCTCGGCGGGGCTGAAGTAGGTCCAGAGCCGGTTCGAGGTGCGCAGCACGTTCAGAGCCTCTCGGTGGCCGCGTATGGCGGCGGCGTACTGGCGGGCCAGGCCGAGTTCGTCGAGCGACGCGTGAATGAGCTCTTCGTGGTCGGCGCGGACGACGCCCGGCTCGATCTCCAGACTGCCGGCACCACCGATGACGATCAGCCGGGTGCGGGGGTGGCTCTCCAGGGCTTTGAGGAGGGCCTCGGCGGCCGCCGCATAGACGGTCGGGTCCGCGATCGAGCGCTGGACGGTGTCGGCGAAGTCCTTCGCCGCGTTCCCGGGCTGGAAACCACTGATCAGAACGTCCAGACCAGGCAGGACGGCGGCGATGCTCGCGGTGTCCAGGGCGTCGACGCTCGCCCACCCGAGGTTCTCCCGCTGGTCGGTTATCGCGGAGGCGTCCCGGCTGAACGCCGTGACGCGGTGTCCGCGCTGGAGAGCCTCGGTGACGACCCGGCTGCCGATGGTGCCGGTGGCTCCGATGACGCCGATGTCCATGGTTCTCCCCTTGGTTCATGCCGTGCTCATGCCGGATGGACGCCTGAAGCCGAAAAGCCTCACGCGATGCACGGACTATACGGCGTGAAGTTTCTGCACGGCAATCAGTGCAGTGACGCTGTAAAGTGAGCCCGTGGCAGGCACCCGAAGCACCGGACGACGTGAGCGACTGCGGGCCGAGACGACCGCTGAGATCAAGCGCACAGCGCTGGGATTGATGGGCTCGGGCGGCCCCGACGCGATCACCCTGCGGGCGATCGCCCGCGAGATGGGCATGACCGCCAACGCCATCTACGGCTACTTCGGCACTCGCGACGACCTGGTCACCGCCCTCATCGCGGACGTCTACACCGCCCTTGCCGACGCCGTCGACGCCGCCTGGGCCGCCTCCGCGCAGGACGCCCCGGCGAAGCGGATACAGGCCTGGGCACACGCCTTCCGCAACTGGACGCTGGCCAACCCCGAGGGCTTCCGGCTGATCTACGGCGACCCCGTCCCCGGATACCAGGCCCCAGCCGGCGGCGCCGCGCCGGACGCCGCCCGGCGGGTCTGCGTAGGCATTGCCGCGCTGGCGGACACGGCCTGGGTCAGCGCCGAACGGTCCTATGGGGACAGCGACTTCGGCTGGGGCGACTTCGAGCCCGGCCTGCTCGACAAGGTCCGCCCGGCGTTCCCCGCACTACCGCCGGCCGGCGTGGCCCTGGCGCTGCGGATCTGGGGGCACCTGCACGGCCTGGTGGCGCTGGAGGTCTACGGCCACCTGCGCGCCCAGACGCTCTCGCCGGACAAGCTCTTTCACGCCGAACTCACCCAGCTGGTCAGATCGTTGGGCCTCGACGCTCAGCACTTCAGCGTGACGTCGCGATCTCGTGCGGGAGCCGGGTGAGAACGCGACGGCCACCGCATGCAGACGCAGCATGGACAGCAACGCGGCGTACCGCTTCTCGTCCTCCCGCGCGTCTTCCCAACGCCGTGACCATCCGGCCACGCCGGCCCCGGAGATTCACGGCAGTCAGCTGCTTCCCCGCAGCTCCCTGGCCCCGAGCCGACCACCGGTCCAGCCGTCCCACGGGCACACAGGCCCGGATCCGCGCCAGGCCGACCGCCGGCATCCCTTCCGGCACGTGAACCGCAGTCGGCCTTCCGTACGCCGGACACGACGACAGAGCCGGTCAAAGCGACGAACTGTCGCTTTGACCGGCTCTGTCAGGTCGGTTGACCCTGGTGTCCGAGGGGGGACTTGAACCCCCACGCCCGATAAAGGGCACTAGCACCTCAAGCTAGCGCGTCTGCCATTCCGCCACCCGGACGAGGTGTCTGCCGTTCGCGGTGTTTTCCGCGGCGACATGGAGAACAATACCAGGGGTTTACTCCCCCGATCACCCTCATTTCCCGTGGTCAGTGCGGTACCGGAGGCGTGGCGGTCGGCCCCCGGGAAAGCTGGGCGCGCCCCGGGTGCGGTGTGTCGGGTGACGTGCACGTTCCGTCGCACGGGCTACCTTCGCGGTCATGAACGTCCGCTACCACCTGCGCCCCTTCGCCCTCGCGGGCCTGCGCGAGCATCTGCGGGACACCTTCTGGTTCGCCCCGGCCACGAGCCTCGTGGGCGCCTTCCTCCTCTGGTGGGGGGTGTCGACGCTGGACTCGGCGATCGTCGCGCATCTGCGGAACGACCGGGCCTACGAGGAGCTGGGCGAACTGGCCTCCTTCGCCAACGACGCCCGTACGGTCGTCACCACCGTCAGCGCGGCGATGATGACCTTCATCGGTGTGGTGTTCAGCATCTCGCTGGTGGCGGTGCAGATGGCGAGCGGGCAGCTGACACCCCGCATCGTCCGGATCTTCGTCCGGAGCCGGATCACCAAGCTGACCCTGGCCGTGTTCCTGGCGACCTTCGTGTTCTCGTTGCTGGTCCTGACCTCGTACGAGAGCGAGACCGAGGTCCGGCGGCTGACCTCCGTGCCGGTGCTGCAGGGCCTGCTCACCCTGGCCCTGGTCGCCCTGAGCCTGCTCCTCTTCATCGCGTACGTGTCCTCCACGCTGCGGCTGATGCAGGTCGGGCCGGTCGTCGACAGGATCACGCGCGACGCGCTGCGTGCCCTGGACCACCAGCCCCGCGAGGAGAACCGGGAGCAAGCCTCCGGGCCGGCGGACCGACCGTCGCCGCTGCCGCCGGAGAGCGGGACGGTGAGGTACGCCGGGCGGGCGGGGGTGCTCCGGGACGTGGACGTGGCACGGCTGGTGCGGGTGGCCCGTCGGCGCGGGTCGGTGCTGCGCCTGCTTCCCCGTACGGGCGACTTCCTGGTACCCGGCATGCCCCTGCTGGCGGAGCACGGGGCGAAGGGGACCGGGCCGGGGCATGTTCCGGGCGACGCCGTCCGGGTGGGGGTCGAACGGGCGCTGCGACGCGATCCGGCCTTCGGTCTGCGACAGCTCACCGACATCGCGCTGCGTGCCCTGTCGGCCGCGGAGAACGACCCGACCACCGCCGTGCAGTGCCTGGACCGCATCGTGCAGTTCCTCGCTGCGGTGGCACACCGTCCGCTCGGTACGGTGCGCCACCGCGACCGACGCGGCGAGGTGCGGCTCGTCCGGGAGACACCGGACTGGCCCGGCCTGGTGGATCTGGGGTTCGAGGAGGTCCGGCGGTGCGTCGCGCAGGCGGGACCACAGGTGACCCGCCGGCTGTTGGCCGGCCTCGACGACCTGCTGGTCCTCGTACCTCCGGAGCGCGCGGCTCCCTTGCTGGGGCACCGCGCGCTCCTGGTACGGGCGGTGGAGCGGGAGTCGTCGGAACCCGCCGAGCGGGCGTTCGCGTCGGTCCCGGACCGCAAGGGGATCGGCTGACCCACCGGAGGAGTGCGCGCGCTCATCCCCCGGTCCGGCGTGCCCGGCGGTCCGGCGTGCCCGGCGGTCCGGCGTGCCCGGCGGTCCGGCGGCGCCGCGTGCCAGCCCGGATGCGCTCGGATCAACCTTTCTCGCGCCCGTGGTACGTCCGGCGGGTGTGCCCGGTGTGGGCCCGCATGATCTCCGCGGCGCGCCGCTCGTCGCGGGTCGCGAGGGCGGCGATCCGCTCGCGGTGCTGATCCGGGACTGCTTCCCCCGCCGGCGGGCCACCGGGGTGCAGTACCAGCGGACCCGGCGCCCGACCCGGGCCGCGAGCGCCGGGAGCACGACGTTTCAGGCCGACTCCATCGCTCGGGCGCGGTATTCGGCGTTCACGGACCACGGTCCACGGTTTCCGAGGTGCGACCGCGCCCCGGGGGCCGACGCACCGGACCGGGTCTCCGGTCCTCTCAGGGACAGCGGATGACCTGACCGGCGTAGGAGAGGTTTCCGCCGAAGCCGAAGAGGAGGACGGGCGCCCCGCTCTCGACCTCGCCCCGTTCCACGAGCTTGGACAGGGCCATGGGGATGGAGGCGGCGGAGGTGTTCCCGGAGTCCACCACGTCCCGGGCGATGACGGCGTTGACGGCGCCGATCTTGCGGGCCACCGGTTCGATGATCCTGAGGTTCGCCTGGTGCAGTACGACGGCGGCCAGGTCCTCGG
This window encodes:
- a CDS encoding YceI family protein gives rise to the protein MNIFSRSSTPRRPAGTGAGTKVPSPAAALPHPALRGLTGEWMIDPAHSRIGFSVRHAMVTTVRGSFAEYESLLHFDGSNPTRSRAEIAIATASVDTGVEQRDEHLVGREFLDARTYPRMIFTSTAVSLPAPDVYRMTGDLTIRDATRPVDLDLTYIGHVTDPFGYERVGFDGTTTINRSDWGLTYNARLAEGGAMVSEKLRLQFDIAAIRKPVAV
- a CDS encoding ATP-grasp domain-containing protein; translation: MVSPVRVWLNRTYAENVFFMDQLRRNPHGRPVEIHATHADPDSPVLAAADTAAPEPENLSPAAYAEYALDQCARRAIDVFVPVLHQAALAAHREDFAAVGTALLAPPAEAIGLFANKAVAYETVRRVGAPVPPWWRVRDEAQLMAAVDAIEGAGGKACFKPTTGEGGVGFRIITRAPFSLLHLTGFPSPYVPLELVTQALRRTERSVDWLVMPRLDEPEVSVDCLTGPDGEVRLAVGRTKNGRRRGFTLDPAWIEPARLIARSFGLHGLTNIQFRMHAGEPVLMDVNTRPAGGLHQLSGCGLNVPWAAVRLALGDDPGELAPEFLGSDYAVVPGPRALRPALPQQRKQPPPVFVPIATSPGPGMASVLPTAGAPRPAAELP
- a CDS encoding TetR/AcrR family transcriptional regulator yields the protein MAGTRSTGRRERLRAETTAEIKRTALGLMGSGGPDAITLRAIAREMGMTANAIYGYFGTRDDLVTALIADVYTALADAVDAAWAASAQDAPAKRIQAWAHAFRNWTLANPEGFRLIYGDPVPGYQAPAGGAAPDAARRVCVGIAALADTAWVSAERSYGDSDFGWGDFEPGLLDKVRPAFPALPPAGVALALRIWGHLHGLVALEVYGHLRAQTLSPDKLFHAELTQLVRSLGLDAQHFSVTSRSRAGAG
- a CDS encoding NAD(P)H-binding protein → MDIGVIGATGTIGSRVVTEALQRGHRVTAFSRDASAITDQRENLGWASVDALDTASIAAVLPGLDVLISGFQPGNAAKDFADTVQRSIADPTVYAAAAEALLKALESHPRTRLIVIGGAGSLEIEPGVVRADHEELIHASLDELGLARQYAAAIRGHREALNVLRTSNRLWTYFSPAEQIAPGERTGRFRIGGDQPVLDADGLSRISAEDAAVALVDEAELPRFVQRRFTVGY
- a CDS encoding DUF2254 domain-containing protein, translated to MNVRYHLRPFALAGLREHLRDTFWFAPATSLVGAFLLWWGVSTLDSAIVAHLRNDRAYEELGELASFANDARTVVTTVSAAMMTFIGVVFSISLVAVQMASGQLTPRIVRIFVRSRITKLTLAVFLATFVFSLLVLTSYESETEVRRLTSVPVLQGLLTLALVALSLLLFIAYVSSTLRLMQVGPVVDRITRDALRALDHQPREENREQASGPADRPSPLPPESGTVRYAGRAGVLRDVDVARLVRVARRRGSVLRLLPRTGDFLVPGMPLLAEHGAKGTGPGHVPGDAVRVGVERALRRDPAFGLRQLTDIALRALSAAENDPTTAVQCLDRIVQFLAAVAHRPLGTVRHRDRRGEVRLVRETPDWPGLVDLGFEEVRRCVAQAGPQVTRRLLAGLDDLLVLVPPERAAPLLGHRALLVRAVERESSEPAERAFASVPDRKGIG